The segment CAAACACAAAGACACAAAAcacacgcgtgtgtgtgtgtatgacaccTTTACTTACTAAAGCAGGATGTTATTTCAGGTCTGCACTcacaacaaacacatacacacaaacacatgctttGTTTTCATTGGGCAGGCTGGGTGTATTCAAGCCACATCTGTCTCAGCCATTTAGAGCAGTGTGTGCAGATGTGCAGTCCATGTAGCGTATAGTTTATATAACATAAAACAGTGGACACCATTTACATTCTTGGCATTTAGCaagtccaaagcgacttatagtactgtgacctaagcaactgagggttaatggccttgctcaagggtccaacagtggcaacctggaaatggtgggtcttaaaccagcaaccttttgattactagtcccgtaccttaaccactaggctacaactgtcccgtCTCAATAGACCTCAGTCCCAATTAAGAGCTTTGGAAAGAACTGGAatgtcaactgaggctttcttgagcaacatcagtgcccagccatacaaatgctcttttgactacatgggcacaaattcccacagacatacttcagacagtcttgtgagaagactTCTCTTTttctagcatttttttttttaatgggacgCCCGACATGCTCATGGTcaagcgtccaaatacttttggccatttagtgaaTAACACATCCGCATAAAAACCAGGCCAGAGGAAAAACTGATCCACTGACACActttcactgcacacacaccagactggtccactaacacacactctcctcacacacacactcagccgTACCCAGGTGGCAGCGCAGGCGTACGTTGGTGGGTCCGTAGTGCTCAGAGATGGTGGATCCCGGACTGAGCACAGAGAAGCAAGCGTTCCCGAACACGTTGTTAGCGATGAAGGTGCGCAGCTGTCCCAGCACTCTCCACGTGCGAGGGCACCGGCGGGCGTTCAGCGCCATCGGCGTGCCCTGGTTCACCAGGTAGAAGGTCCACCAGTGGCCCCGTGGCAGGTTGTTGGCCTTCCAGCCCGGCGCGAGGGGCGGCGGGGCGCGGAACACGCTCTCGAACTCCGCCAGCAGGGCGGGGAAACTGCGCTCTAACAGTTCCACGTCGTGCTTCTGCGCCTCGCGGGAGAAGAAGGGCGCGGACGGCAGGTCGGGCAGGAAGAACACCTCGGCTTTCTGGATGGAGGGGCGGTTACAGAGGCGGTAGCGACCCTGCTCGCGCACGCCCTTGTGAACGCGCCCCATTcctaaaaattataattatacacatatacacattaatataataacatgacatattgttataataaatacaattgtaTCCCCCTTTTTCATCCTAATTTTAGATATACTCAGCTCCAGGcattccctccctcaggcacgctAGGCCAGCACTACTGAGATCTTAAGCGTTCGAGATCATATATCAAccggctgtgcctgagggagggctgACTGAAaggattcctcattgctgcaattgcggcctctgctggctggtcgaggtactgcacagagatggtgaataatggagagcagtgcgtgactcttcgTACgcaatactgatccctgtgatCGCCCTGTGCAGGTGGTTGTTAGatacgaccctcctcggtcagggtcgGGATCTGCAGCACTGGAAGGGGATACATCTGGGGAATTGGATTTGACACGTACGGATGACCGCGCTATTCTCTCTTTGTTCTTCTGCTGCTCATgacagccagcaggggtcactgTTGAAGTAGCAAGGTAGAGGAACCCTATACACCCTATCCGCCCAATTAAGGCTACTAATGTTATAACTGCTGCATTAGCCCCCACAGAGATAAGatgaacataccaaactcatcACAGTCAGTGACAGGACAAGGGCATAATGTCTTGGTACCCGTACCCACCTGCCCACGTGTAGCGCTTGGCGTAGTCCTGCAGGTTGTGGTACAGTCGCTGGTCCAGTCCCTCACCGGGCTGCGAGCACCGGAAACACTCGGGCGACTGACAGTACGCGAATCCATTCGATTCTTCCTCGCTGGCTCCGCCCCCTGACCGCATCCCGTCCAGTGCGGGCCGGAGTTTGGACGACGGCAGTTCCGGAGGGGTGGTGCGAGACTCGGGCGTGTACGCCGCGTGCTCACAGCCCACGCGGTAACAGTACCAGATAAACAGCAGCGCCAAACACAGGGCTGTGCCAAACGCGCTGCCCTCGCAGTCACGCACCGACTGTACCCACTCCCGCATCCAATCCATCTcccacatacactcacacacacgcacacaaacacacacaacgaTCTCTTTTGTACGGGTCGGTCAGTAACACACTCGTGTTCTGTGGGCTGGTACGGTGCCCGATCTCCACTGGCATTTCCTCAGGTGTGTGTTCATGCTTCCTCAGAAGAAGTGTGTAAGGCTTGTGTTCTTCTCACCACAGCTCACCTGCCGGACATAAAAGATGCTTCAGAGTGACAGaaaatgcaacacacacacacacacacacacacacagagggtaGTGATGAAACCACTGGGCGCGAGACAGACATCCACCCTGGTCATGGTGTCAAATCCtctcagggcatcacacactaacccacTCACTCAATCTAGGGGCAATTAAGAGCAGCCAATCTACCTACTGCATGTTTCTAGAAGGTGAAGAAAACTGAAACACAGGCATACACTCAAAATATGCTAAatatagggagaacatgctgaaTTCTTTACAGACAGTGAGCGCGGGtgaaaatcgaacccaggactccaGAACCGTTGTTCCTGTGCGTCACCCACTATGTGCCGCTTCGCCACCCAGACAAtgaccaatccaccttctgctcCTCTCTGTTTTTGGGACACGAAAGGAAACTGACCTACCTGGAAGAATACCAATGTAGAGAATGGAGAATAtgctaaactccacacagacagtgactggagggAAAAATACAG is part of the Trichomycterus rosablanca isolate fTriRos1 chromosome 7, fTriRos1.hap1, whole genome shotgun sequence genome and harbors:
- the asphd2 gene encoding aspartate beta-hydroxylase domain-containing protein 2; this translates as MWEMDWMREWVQSVRDCEGSAFGTALCLALLFIWYCYRVGCEHAAYTPESRTTPPELPSSKLRPALDGMRSGGGASEEESNGFAYCQSPECFRCSQPGEGLDQRLYHNLQDYAKRYTWAGMGRVHKGVREQGRYRLCNRPSIQKAEVFFLPDLPSAPFFSREAQKHDVELLERSFPALLAEFESVFRAPPPLAPGWKANNLPRGHWWTFYLVNQGTPMALNARRCPRTWRVLGQLRTFIANNVFGNACFSVLSPGSTISEHYGPTNVRLRCHLGLKVPPHCELVVGGEPQCWSEGNCLLFDDSFLHTAFHDGSPEDGPRVVFMVDLWHPNVAAAERQALDYIFTPGR